One segment of Metallosphaera cuprina Ar-4 DNA contains the following:
- the cutA gene encoding glyceraldehyde dehydrogenase subunit alpha has translation MTYVGSRIRRKEDERLISGKGKYIDDIDSPESLFLAILRSQVPHAKLKRVDLSGALISGVVDVFAGLNIKVENRPRNFPMATDEILYEGQPIAAVLAKDRYVAYDALENISVEYEELPAVTDPVQAIEERVSAVEGGKNLVYTKTYASGDPYSALERADVKVEAKLEISRVYPAAMETRGIIVNYSPDYLTVYAPTQSPHFMRRYLLDAFGGQVKDIRVIQPDVGGAFGSKLFPYAEDYIAVYAALRSRRSVKWISTRSEDIRSTYHGRGQIHKVKAGATKDGVLVGIIDELYIDLGAASHGTYLADIAATMLPGPYSVKDIVVKVLGVHTNKTPLDQYRGAGRPEASFVIERIIDMIADEVRMDPIDIRRKNLIRTLPYKNPFGLLYDSGDYFTLLERAEKVYREMESRARDLSSLGRKVGVGFDFYLEQNNFGPWESASVRVRGDGKVEVIIGAAPHGQGTATGIAQIVADELGVNLEDVEVKWGDTAMIGEAFGTYGSRSLTLAGNAAILACNKVKEKAMKLAAQFMRSDVQELRYEQGRVTNVKTNKFMTLKEIAARSMSALGGVWRYKEEPGLEGTAYFGLNNYTYPYGSHVVMVELIEGKPKVLDYYAIDDIGKVVNPLLAEGQVRGGVIQGFGETVLEEIKYSELGNLLTGNFSDYAIPTAFEGFNISWDYLETGKSDAPLPSKGIGEGATIGTPPALIRAIERAIGKRLTKLPINAEDII, from the coding sequence ATGACTTACGTTGGCTCAAGGATAAGAAGGAAGGAGGACGAAAGGCTGATCTCAGGTAAAGGTAAGTACATAGACGACATAGATTCTCCAGAGTCCCTTTTCTTGGCAATATTGAGGAGCCAAGTACCTCATGCTAAATTGAAGAGAGTGGACTTATCAGGAGCCTTGATTTCGGGCGTAGTAGACGTTTTCGCCGGACTCAACATCAAGGTGGAAAACAGGCCCAGGAACTTTCCTATGGCTACGGATGAGATCCTCTATGAGGGTCAGCCTATAGCGGCTGTCCTTGCGAAAGATAGGTACGTAGCCTACGATGCCTTAGAGAACATCTCTGTTGAGTATGAGGAGCTCCCAGCAGTTACCGACCCAGTTCAGGCAATTGAGGAAAGGGTTAGCGCAGTCGAAGGAGGAAAGAACCTAGTTTATACAAAGACTTACGCTTCAGGCGATCCGTACTCTGCCTTAGAGAGGGCAGACGTTAAAGTTGAGGCTAAACTAGAGATCTCAAGGGTTTATCCAGCAGCGATGGAAACTAGAGGTATAATAGTAAATTACTCTCCTGATTATTTGACCGTGTACGCGCCGACTCAATCCCCTCACTTCATGAGACGTTACCTTTTGGACGCGTTCGGCGGACAAGTGAAGGACATAAGGGTTATACAGCCAGATGTGGGGGGAGCGTTTGGGTCGAAGCTTTTCCCCTATGCTGAAGATTACATAGCAGTTTACGCTGCGCTGAGATCAAGGAGATCTGTGAAATGGATCAGCACTAGAAGTGAAGACATCAGATCAACCTATCACGGGAGGGGACAAATCCATAAGGTAAAGGCAGGTGCGACAAAGGACGGTGTCCTAGTCGGTATAATAGACGAGCTTTACATCGATTTAGGGGCGGCAAGCCATGGTACCTATCTAGCTGATATAGCTGCGACTATGCTACCGGGTCCTTACTCGGTTAAGGACATAGTCGTTAAAGTGTTAGGAGTTCACACCAATAAGACACCTCTGGATCAATACAGAGGAGCAGGTAGACCTGAGGCTTCGTTCGTAATTGAGAGAATCATTGACATGATAGCCGATGAGGTGAGGATGGATCCTATAGATATAAGGCGTAAGAACCTGATCAGGACGTTGCCTTATAAGAATCCGTTTGGTCTCCTTTACGACTCAGGAGACTACTTTACCCTACTGGAGAGAGCGGAGAAGGTCTATCGTGAGATGGAAAGTAGGGCAAGGGACTTGAGTTCATTGGGACGGAAGGTAGGTGTAGGTTTCGACTTTTACCTTGAGCAGAACAACTTCGGACCTTGGGAGAGCGCGTCAGTTAGAGTCAGAGGAGACGGAAAAGTAGAAGTGATAATAGGAGCGGCCCCTCACGGTCAGGGGACCGCGACAGGTATAGCTCAGATCGTAGCGGATGAGTTAGGGGTGAATCTAGAGGACGTAGAGGTGAAATGGGGAGACACTGCGATGATTGGAGAAGCGTTCGGTACTTACGGAAGTAGGAGTTTGACTCTTGCAGGTAACGCGGCCATCCTGGCCTGCAATAAGGTAAAGGAGAAGGCGATGAAGCTGGCAGCTCAGTTTATGAGAAGTGACGTTCAAGAACTTAGATACGAGCAGGGGAGAGTCACCAACGTGAAAACGAATAAGTTTATGACACTTAAGGAGATAGCGGCCAGGTCTATGAGCGCTCTAGGCGGGGTCTGGAGATATAAGGAGGAACCAGGACTGGAGGGTACGGCCTATTTCGGTTTAAATAACTACACTTATCCTTACGGTAGTCACGTAGTGATGGTTGAGCTTATCGAAGGCAAACCTAAGGTGTTAGATTATTACGCTATAGACGACATAGGAAAGGTGGTCAATCCGTTACTTGCAGAGGGTCAGGTCAGAGGTGGAGTTATTCAAGGGTTTGGCGAAACAGTTCTTGAGGAGATCAAGTATTCTGAGTTAGGCAATTTGCTTACCGGTAACTTTTCGGACTATGCCATCCCAACAGCTTTTGAGGGGTTTAACATATCTTGGGATTACCTTGAGACAGGAAAGTCAGACGCTCCTTTACCGTCTAAGGGAATAGGAGAGGGTGCAACGATAGGTACTCCACCGGCCTTAATTAGGGCCATAGAAAGGGCTATAGGGAAGAGGCTCACTAAGCTCCCTATTAACGCAGAGGACATCATCTAA
- a CDS encoding DUF2203 domain-containing protein: MEFPYFDLKTAREILPWVKGKIMELRQAEINAQRALIDGKKEFIQSYTIKMDSILKELTEKGVIVRDIRMGLVDFPAVINDRPAYLCWKTDEDDIIYWHYTEEGFRGRKMITDKDVILSYQ; the protein is encoded by the coding sequence ATGGAGTTCCCATATTTTGACCTGAAAACAGCTAGGGAGATACTGCCTTGGGTTAAGGGTAAGATAATGGAGCTGAGACAGGCCGAAATCAACGCTCAGAGAGCTTTAATTGATGGGAAAAAGGAGTTCATACAGAGTTACACGATAAAAATGGACTCTATCTTGAAGGAGCTCACGGAGAAAGGAGTTATCGTGAGGGACATAAGGATGGGGTTAGTTGATTTCCCAGCGGTTATAAATGACAGGCCAGCCTACCTGTGTTGGAAAACCGATGAAGACGACATAATCTATTGGCACTATACGGAGGAGGGTTTTAGAGGGAGGAAAATGATAACAGACAAGGACGTTATTCTTAGTTATCAATAA
- a CDS encoding InlB B-repeat-containing protein encodes MTKKLAFLIPLLLAMNVHAAPLHVFLYGEPAQVILYSNGTVIYVGSNETINVQDSTLQVYVSSIMPYSSIFVNGVKTDNLTLLPNVSTLNVTVEPLYFTVQVNTLGDGYLNVKLANSSIIKVNGTKIFRVRAGDLITLYAVPNSGYSVSNWSNGMVGNQIWVMIYNNTNLTVSFSKNTIRSGVEPDISYTSLGFLAILGGLY; translated from the coding sequence ATGACGAAGAAATTAGCTTTCCTAATACCTCTACTTTTGGCCATGAACGTTCACGCCGCTCCTCTCCACGTGTTCCTTTACGGAGAGCCAGCCCAAGTAATTCTTTACTCTAACGGAACGGTAATTTACGTAGGTTCTAACGAAACGATTAACGTCCAGGACTCAACGCTACAAGTTTACGTTAGTTCAATCATGCCTTACTCCTCCATATTTGTAAATGGAGTTAAGACAGACAACTTGACTTTACTCCCAAACGTCTCAACCTTAAACGTTACAGTTGAACCTCTTTATTTCACTGTACAAGTCAATACTCTTGGGGACGGTTACCTAAACGTCAAACTTGCTAACTCTTCCATCATAAAAGTTAACGGAACTAAGATCTTTAGGGTAAGAGCAGGTGACCTAATAACCCTTTATGCGGTTCCCAACTCAGGTTACTCCGTATCGAATTGGAGCAATGGGATGGTAGGAAATCAGATATGGGTGATGATATATAACAACACTAACCTTACCGTTTCGTTCTCCAAGAATACGATCAGATCCGGAGTCGAACCTGATATAAGTTACACAAGTTTAGGCTTCCTTGCTATATTAGGAGGGCTATATTAG
- a CDS encoding thioredoxin domain-containing protein yields the protein MNKLANSSSAFLRESANQEIDWYPWSDEAFERARKEDKPVLVDVGAVWCHWCHVMDKETYSNPEIVNMINQHFVAIKVDRDEMPDLDRKLQRAVTSITGESGWPLTVFMTPNGEVFFGGTYFPPVDSYGRIGMARLLKEVARLWKEERDKIRESSLSITDYTPSSGNQVNFDTVEVTMSSIISSYDIEQGGLGNTMKFPHPTVDQLMLAYSFWTGDQVSSKLSTFTLKKMFHGGIFDQVGGGFHRYAIDREWNVPHFEKLLIDNAELIEDYHDNYLYTRDPIILEGLKLTVEYVLRDLWTKEGFASSMDADVDDIEGGYYIWKWDELVRASGEWKELVEKVFSLVGEQALEGGVVRVKQDLNDLSKRLSKDVKALLDELRLARKTLREYRDSTRKRPFRDDNLYTYPNTRMAYALLTSYPVTGYGVEEALQVVNKINRKITRRLNGGGEGLLEDYASALLASIKAYSLTGEMRYRNVATELGEELKGFMTNQGFVERRGSSEIANMDTPNESPNSLALKALISLSQIEEIEVPEQTVSSIIGDYVQGPPFYAGAIYSLGSLLNGIAHVVVVDSGDGKAENLHKEALLTYHPFKVVELVKEENRDVVRPIVRAMINQGEKSRAFICIKNSCSLPVYEPEKIKLLLKSR from the coding sequence ATGAATAAGCTAGCTAACAGCTCGAGTGCGTTCTTGAGGGAATCTGCGAACCAAGAGATAGATTGGTATCCGTGGTCTGATGAGGCCTTCGAAAGGGCTAGAAAGGAGGACAAGCCCGTTTTAGTTGATGTAGGAGCTGTGTGGTGCCACTGGTGCCACGTCATGGATAAGGAAACTTACTCTAACCCAGAGATCGTTAACATGATAAATCAACACTTCGTTGCAATTAAGGTTGACAGAGATGAGATGCCAGATTTGGATAGAAAGCTGCAGAGGGCTGTAACCAGTATCACGGGCGAGTCAGGCTGGCCTCTCACGGTTTTTATGACACCTAACGGTGAGGTGTTCTTCGGAGGAACATACTTTCCTCCTGTCGACTCATACGGTAGGATAGGTATGGCAAGACTTCTGAAAGAGGTAGCAAGGTTATGGAAAGAAGAGAGGGACAAAATAAGGGAGTCCTCGCTGTCTATAACTGATTACACGCCCTCTTCGGGCAATCAAGTTAACTTCGATACCGTTGAAGTAACCATGTCATCAATAATTTCGTCCTACGATATTGAACAGGGCGGACTAGGGAACACCATGAAGTTCCCTCACCCCACAGTTGATCAGCTCATGTTGGCTTACTCCTTCTGGACAGGAGATCAGGTTAGCTCAAAGCTCTCCACGTTCACTTTGAAAAAAATGTTTCATGGAGGGATCTTTGACCAGGTAGGCGGAGGGTTCCATAGATACGCGATCGATAGAGAGTGGAACGTACCTCACTTTGAGAAACTCCTGATAGATAACGCGGAACTTATAGAGGACTATCATGATAATTACCTTTACACGAGAGATCCTATAATTCTAGAGGGATTGAAGTTAACCGTTGAGTACGTACTGAGGGACCTTTGGACTAAGGAAGGGTTCGCCTCCTCCATGGACGCTGACGTTGACGATATTGAGGGAGGTTATTACATATGGAAATGGGACGAACTAGTTAGAGCTTCGGGTGAATGGAAGGAACTAGTTGAGAAGGTTTTCTCTTTGGTTGGAGAGCAGGCGTTAGAAGGAGGAGTGGTCAGGGTGAAGCAGGACCTAAACGATTTGAGCAAGAGATTAAGTAAGGACGTGAAAGCTCTGCTTGATGAACTTAGGTTAGCTAGAAAGACTTTAAGAGAGTACAGAGACTCCACACGGAAGAGACCTTTTAGAGACGACAACCTTTACACATATCCCAACACCAGGATGGCTTACGCGCTCTTAACGTCTTACCCTGTCACAGGATATGGTGTAGAAGAAGCCCTTCAAGTAGTGAACAAAATAAACAGAAAGATAACTAGAAGATTAAACGGTGGAGGAGAGGGGTTACTCGAGGACTACGCCTCAGCGCTCCTGGCAAGCATCAAAGCGTACAGCCTCACAGGCGAGATGAGATACAGGAACGTGGCTACTGAGTTGGGGGAGGAACTTAAAGGTTTCATGACTAATCAAGGTTTCGTTGAGAGGAGAGGTTCGAGCGAGATAGCTAACATGGACACACCTAACGAATCTCCTAACTCCCTAGCCTTGAAAGCCTTAATTAGCCTCTCCCAAATAGAGGAGATCGAGGTACCAGAACAAACCGTATCCTCAATAATAGGGGATTACGTTCAAGGTCCTCCATTCTACGCTGGAGCAATTTACAGCTTAGGATCGCTATTGAACGGAATAGCGCATGTGGTTGTAGTGGACTCAGGAGATGGAAAGGCTGAGAACCTTCATAAGGAGGCGTTGCTCACTTACCATCCTTTCAAAGTGGTTGAGCTGGTGAAGGAGGAGAACAGGGACGTTGTGAGGCCCATAGTTAGGGCCATGATAAATCAGGGCGAAAAGAGCAGAGCCTTCATCTGCATCAAAAACTCATGTAGCCTACCTGTTTACGAACCCGAGAAGATTAAGTTATTACTTAAATCCAGGTAA
- a CDS encoding SDR family NAD(P)-dependent oxidoreductase, with protein MRFSKKTILLIGVSKGLGYALAYFLLREGATVIISSRNEGKLKEIESSLRRYGTVISVPGDVKSRESVEELKNKVRRNVNSLDGLAVMIGGYEEDTIEDLKGLDSMINNHLKLPLLTISGFIDLINKGGTILLVSALRGIDRASSSQLSYASAKAGLAKAVEVLAAELLPREIRVVGIAPSWIDGDFEPERDWRKLRKLGEEKAPPEDFALVAAWLMSEDSEWVNGVVIPVDGGTRLKWG; from the coding sequence ATGAGATTCAGCAAAAAAACCATCTTACTTATTGGAGTTAGTAAAGGACTAGGTTACGCTTTAGCTTACTTCCTACTGAGGGAGGGCGCAACCGTAATAATCTCGTCTAGAAATGAAGGTAAGCTCAAGGAGATAGAGAGTTCGTTGAGGAGGTACGGTACTGTAATAAGCGTACCTGGAGATGTTAAATCTAGAGAGAGCGTTGAGGAACTTAAGAACAAAGTGAGAAGAAACGTCAACTCGCTAGACGGGTTGGCCGTTATGATAGGGGGCTATGAAGAGGATACGATAGAGGATCTTAAGGGCCTGGATTCCATGATAAATAACCACTTGAAGCTCCCTCTTTTAACAATCTCAGGATTCATAGACCTAATAAATAAGGGCGGGACAATACTTCTGGTTTCAGCTCTGAGGGGGATAGATAGGGCCTCTTCGTCTCAACTTTCCTACGCCTCAGCCAAGGCTGGTCTAGCTAAGGCTGTTGAAGTTTTGGCGGCAGAGCTCCTTCCAAGGGAAATAAGAGTTGTAGGAATAGCTCCCAGCTGGATTGATGGAGACTTCGAACCTGAGAGGGATTGGAGGAAGCTTAGGAAGTTGGGAGAAGAGAAGGCACCTCCTGAAGATTTCGCCTTGGTTGCTGCATGGTTGATGAGTGAAGATTCGGAATGGGTTAACGGCGTAGTCATTCCAGTTGATGGTGGAACAAGGTTGAAATGGGGATAA